The following is a genomic window from Nicotiana tabacum cultivar K326 chromosome 3, ASM71507v2, whole genome shotgun sequence.
TCGTCGTACGCAGACCCGGAATGATCATTGAGAGGATAAAATTTGGTTGCTTCACGCACAACCAAGGTGAAAGATTATATGGAACCAAAACCACTGGCCAAATGTTATAATTAGTACTCATCGTTCCAAAAGGATTGAAACCATCACTAGCTAGGCCTAATCGAACATTTCGGGGATCAGAAGAAAATTCAGAATATATTGTATCAAACCTCTTCCATGCCTCACCATCTCTAGGATGCCTCATTATTCTATCATTGTTACTATGCTCCACATGCCATCTCATATGCTCTGCAGTCTTAGAACACATGAATAGTCTTTGCAACCTTGATTTTAGTGGAAAGTAACGCAAAATTTTTGCaggcttttttttcttcttcttacttGTAGCAGGCACGCGATTTCTGTTGCCCCTCTCATTAGACTTCCATCTAGAAATGTGACAATACTTGCATGTTTCTTCATTAGCATCATCTCCCCAGTACAACATGCAGTCATTTGGACAAGCATCTATCTTTATATAATCAAGACAAAGTTTTTTGATGGTTTTCTTGGCCTTATAAAAAGAATCAGGGATACTTGCAAATTTAAATGCATCTCTGAATAGATCTAGTATCATAGTCATTCCCTTGTCACTTAGCCCAGACAAACTCTTTATATGATACAACTTTAACAAAAACTCTACCTTTGAGTACTTGGAACCTTCATACAATTCTTGACTTTCATCTCTAAGCAACTCAAAAAAGTCTTTACTATTTGAAGCAGACATATCATTTAATACTTCTTTTCTCCCTGCTTGTGATGAACCTACATCAATACCCTCATGTCTTAAGCCCTGAAATGCTTCATTAATCAATAAGTCCACTCGATTTTCGGGAAGTAGTGTATCTTGAGTGACATCTATGTTATTAAAGTTCTGCAACACATTTATTTCACCATGAAAAAACCCAAGTGACATAATCTTGAGGGAATGGCTTGCAGATTAAATGATCGAACACAATCTCTCTAGTCAACCTCGTTACAAAATCACATATAGGACATGGACATTTTATTCTATCTTCTATAGCTCCATTTTTAAATGCAAAATCTAAAAATTGATTCAAACCAAACAAATATTTATTTGTGCTCCTTGGCAATCGAATCCAAGATTTATCCATTTAAAGTATTTGAAAAGATCTGAAACCTTTGAGAAGTGCAGCTAATGACCCAAAATCAGGTTAGTATGCCACCAGTAAGGACTCTTCTAATCAGGAGAGTTTGATATAACCTACAAGATTTTTACGAGGAAAAATAATTTAGTAACCAGTCAATTTTATAGGATCAGAGACATACTTTACAATTTTATAAGCTAAATAAAAGGAAATGTAAAGTTAGCTAATTATCTAGCATGAACAACAATGAGAACATATTCAGATGAATATATACTACTAAACTAAGAGTACTGTAGAAAATATCAATGTGTTTCTTGGCTAGCTATAAGTAAGGTTCAGTGTGGGAAGTTTATTTGAGTCTTTATTGTCACACTGTCATTGTCATCATAATTTCTTTGGTTCTGGAAAGGTGAAAATGCCTTCTGCTTCCAGTGTTACTGGATGCTTAGTGTACTTATGCTTAATTGCTCATACAAAGTGTCCTAAGTTCAATTACGTTTATCTAACGGATACAGTTGAATCTTTATTTTCTTGAACATTTCTGAAGCATCATAGTTCCACtatttttggaaaagaaaaactACATATTGTATTTATATGCTATCCGTGTCACAagttaaatacaactgtccaACAGATGTATTTGATGGTGGCAAACTACAAATCGCAGAAAAATAAAACTGCTCTTTCGAAAACATCATATGCTACCGGTGCATAAAAAGCAAATCTAATGAATTCCCTCTGGCTAATCGTTACATGCACCGCACATTAAGCAACAAAAAAACCAGTTGTAGCAGCTGCATTTATAGTTGAACTTTGATGTAGTACAAAGATCACAATGCTAGTATTTGACATTTTGGAGACGTTTTTTCCTATTTTGTCTTGGCCATAAGTTTATTGCAATGAATCTTAACTATAAACGTTTGGAAAGGTAATTGAAGGATTTGGTGTGTCCAAAGTTTTAGACTCagataatccagactttaagccaGGTGATATAATCTCAGGATTCACTGGTTGGGAAGAGTACAGCTTAATTTACAAAAtcgagcagctgagaaaaatTCAGGCTGATGATATACCTCTCATGTATCATGTCGGTCTTCTCGGTATGATTAATTTGGCCAAATCTGAACTGTTTTGCCATTCTTTTATGGACTAATTTAAGGTTTGAAATCTGTTTTAAAAGGTTGAGAATGAGTATTGCCCTAATTCTTCTTTAATGTTCTTGAAAACCTGGATATTCGCAATGTTACTAAAGGCACAGATTTGTATATCTCTGCTCCATTTGGTACTCCACAATTGAGATTATTTAGCTTCTACCTCCGTACTGGAGAATTTAACTCGTAATAGTGAAAAGAGGTCTCACTGATCCTGGTTATTTGGAAAAGATATTGTTTATTGGAGGCATTGGGAAGGAAAAGATTTTTAAATCCTGGAATAATTTATGTTTCCATCAATTATACCTTCAGGTGACAAACAAAACTAAGGGAATACAACAACTGACAAAATTAGGATACATTTTTAATTTTGAGATTCAGCATTCAAAAAAAGCTGCACAAAATAAACGAATCTACGGATTGATTCTATATGATTCCTTTCGATCAATCCATAACAATTTTATAATACTAGCAACAAGAGTTGTACCATAGCATCGCGAGCAAAGTAGAAATATTTTATCAAAATACTTAATACATTTTGATTGTGGTAAACCTTTTCTGCTACCACTTTTACTCGACATAAATTTATCCTTACTACTATATAAATTTCAATACAAAAAAGTTCAAATATGAACCAATAAGCTTCTCAACAAATATTAAACAACTTATGCTTTCAAGTGTTACATGTCAAAATGAGACAAGCAAAATCAAAGTCACAGAGCAAGTACCACAAATGAACAAGAAACTGATTGCATTTTGTTAGAGCCTATATTGAAAGTAATACAAAGTATTATCACCGTACAATGAACTAGTATTGACTTCCTCAAAGTCGTGAGACAATATCAAAGGCAGAATCAAATATGGAtctcatttgtttttttattggatgacgaaataaagaagaaaatttgCTACTGCAAGTTGTGAAAGAAGCAAAGTAAGCTTAACTAAGCTACGTGGAAGATGTGAAGGCTTTACATCTGCAAATTGAGGTAATGCTGTTTAGAAGGAAATATTTATCAGTATCTTGATATAGTCAATCTTGGTGTCTTGGGTTGTTCTGTTAATCATTTTGTCTCATTTTCAACATCATGAGATAAGCAGAGAAGTGGTTGTATTAGGGAAATTATTTAGCTTCTACTTAGTGGTGCTCTAATGCTATATGGTGCACCTAGTCTTCTTATGGAAAGATTGAAGGGAAAAATGTATTTTATTGGTTTCAAAACCACAAAGCTACAGATAGACAGAAGCTTAAGAAAAACCTCCTTGCCCAAATTAACCAACAACAAATTTTTTCTCAATATCCTGTTGATGCTCATAGTACAACCACCACAAGCACCAATACAAACAACCCTTTTCACTGCCCTACTGATCACTACTCTCATAATTCTTCATCTGTTGTGAACCAAATATGCCCTATTATATCTACTGAACTTGTTCAAGAGGTATAGATATACACAAATGCAGCTCAAAACCTCACTTACTAATTCAGAGGTGGCCTCGTCGAACAGTTCAAATACAGATATTCTTTGCATTTAAATGAAATATATAACAATTTGAATCATAAATAAACATCAATTAGCCAGTTACTACtaaaacacaacaataacaatatgaGAACAACGATTCAATCTTTATACTTTCTTTTCCAATCATTTAATGAGTTTAGAAGATAAACTATCAAAATACAAATGTATTTTTCTGTGTTCATTCTGCTCTATTTAGGCACATTTTACTCCACTAACTGAAACACTGATGCCAACCTACAGATAACACTTTACATTCAAATAAAATGCTATAACAAACCTAACAATTTGATCaatcatacaacaacaacaattactaCCAAAACCCAACAATAACAAGAACAAACACCTAACAATTTCAAATCATAGATTGAGTTCAGACGTTAAACCATCAAATATAAACAAATACACAAAAAACCCTCTAATTCGTTCAACAACTTCATACAAACAGAGGGAAAATTATATAAGCCGAATTGTCTACTTCTTCTTAGTAGCTTTCTTCTTCTTAGTTCATCCTATCAGAAATAAGATGACTGCCCAATAATATTATAATTACTGGAGTTTTGAAGTTGAGGAAaaaactttcttcttcttctataacAAAAAAGGAaatcacatgcaaaaattattgaaattggagcagagaaacctaaattaaatcataTGCAGAAACTACTGAAATTCAGATATTAGGAAAACATAATCAAAACCCTAGAGGAATTAAAATCGGATATAAACAGATTAGGAAGGAGAGGGTAGAGAACTCCAatttgagttgtaccttttgtCTGGAGATTCGGCGACAAACACGCTTCAATTTGAGTTGTAATTGCTGAAATCCACATTAAAATCGCACAAATATCAAACTTAGaggaattaaaatcagatatCAACTATTTTCGCAATGCAGAGACTGATTTCGCGCAACTATTTTCACAATGCACAAATATTTCGCACAAATATTTTCGCAATCAGATATCACATAAATCGCAACTTAGAGTGAACCCTAAATCGTTAgagtgaaagacaatgagagattaaagagagaaagagaacttGCCATTTCAGGAGGAGAAAGAATCTGGAAAGCGAATCCTAAATCGTTAGAGTGAAGAGCGGAGATTTCTATTGTTAGCggaaatttttggaaaaaaaaagggaaagataaaaataaaggcTAGCGGAGATTTTTATTGTTAGCGCATTTTTTCTAAGGCTAGCAGAGGTTTCTAAACGCTGCAAATTGAATTTCAGTGCGGAGGTTAATAAGACCCCCCTAATTATATACAATTTGGGGAGGTTAATAATAACCCCCATAATAAAACCGctgcaaataaactattttttttgtagtgATGGTGCAACTTGagctaaccgaggacatgacccttgataagaGGGTGTGGAGGTTGAGAATTAGGGTAGAATGCTAGTAGGTAGTCGAGTGTTTCCCTTTGTGTTCCTTAGTTCAATAGTATTAGTGTTAGTATAGtatcccttttatcttttgcttgCTATTACCACATATCTTGTATTGTTATTACATGCCATCAGCACTCCCTTAGTTTGCTATCAATGCATTCGCGTACTGTTATTACTTGCTATTAATACTTCTTTCGTATTCTCTTTTGATATCTTAgatttagttttctaaatatCTTGTATTGCTATTTCTTGCCATCAGTGCTTCTTCCATCCTTTCTttagtcgagggtctatcggaaacagtctatCTGCCCTTCTAGGATAGCGGTAAGGATGCATATATCCTATCCTCACCAAACCCTACTTGTGAGATTACATTgggttgttgtgttgttgtttttcatataattttttatcGTTTGATTATGAATAAAACATTTATTTCGTACATGAagctaaataaatatataatgaaCATGGAACTTTACTCCTTATCCTTGCAAACCTAGTGACAACTTGTTCTCGAGAAAATTACAAAAGTATTAGAATATAATGAAAGATtgcgtataggtgttcgtaacacgtaacggaagacaataacaatgctaggcagatcttttcgtgtttaaaatttatttacatgtcaaagatcggatctaagacgtacctggtgaagagagtctcgtttcaaaaaaatttctttagtgcgaagactctatgcatATCCATaccgagaccgatccttgctatcaactctttgatcaatgaaacccgcgaacaaattgaacgaaaaacttgttccaaaatttttctcaaaaaatctcaactaaaattagaagaacaagaaacacttttcttgtaattgtattttctctcttggcttgtgttgcactctcactttcacaaagtattttttcttctcaagaattaaTACAATAAATtttctccatcaccctttatatagcatcacctaCAAACCCTTTTCCTATTGggttgaggtaatgatttacttaagctaaaaatttattccaaaaataaattttatgGAATATTGCGTGGAAAATTCGTAATCCCATTCTCAATGGGTTTTTCCGTGGCCGCCGATCATAGACTTTCTATGACGTCCAATTCCAAGTATTGGAATTTTCCTATAAAAACATGAAAACCAAAGTTTAGTTGTGACTTTTACTTCATGTCCCAATGAAACCATGGAAATCCCTTTATGGAATTTTATGTCCAATTTAAAATTGGATTGTAAGAATAACTTCATCATTAATATATTATACACATcccatatatataaataaatagtaattatatatatcacatatacatTTTAACCaagagataatttaattttctatttcaaatagaaaactttaatttgttcataatattaattatatcttttgTGCTAGcagagaatataataatatttcatttggactaataactaaatttatttgactaattaaattctttaatttaattatcaaataataaagtaattaatcctttagcaaagatcagaacactcgttagtgtgcaaccccataggttcaatactaaaccggtagtaaattgatcacattaatatactaatcaagggtggcgtctagcaacattccttaacgaccggatagaatgaagtaaacaatttactctcaagaaccagtagaagaataatgtagtaattccttctgtccttatagctctgtatcaccctaggatatgattaactgtcaaatcctaataggcgaccaactatgtgttcatgtcaaatataatcgaccattgaatgacctaacagactcttttcttctttcattcaatcgccctggccaagg
Proteins encoded in this region:
- the LOC107762510 gene encoding uncharacterized protein LOC107762510, whose translation is MSLGFFHGEINVLQNFNNIDVTQDTLLPENRVDLLINEAFQGLRHEGIDVGSSQAGRKEVLNDMSASNSKDFFELLRDESQELYEGSKYSKVEFLLKLYHIKSLSGLSDKGMTMILDLFRDAFKFASIPDSFYKAKKTIKKLCLDYIKIDACPNDCMLYWGDDANEETCKYCHISRWKSNERGNRNRVPATSKKKKKKPAKILRYFPLKSRLQRLFMCSKTAEHMRWHVEHSNNDRIMRHPRDGEAWKRFDTIYSEFSSDPRNVRLGLASDGFNPFGTMSTNYNIWPVVLVPYNLSPWLCVKQPNFILSMIIPGLRTTSNNIDVYLQPLIKELNELWCGNL